One Novosphingobium sp. EMRT-2 DNA segment encodes these proteins:
- the rplB gene encoding 50S ribosomal protein L2 — MALKNYNPTSPARRGLILVDKSSLWKGKPVKALTEGKNKTGGRNNKGHVTSRGIAGGHKQKYRYIDFKRRKWDMPATVERLEYDPNRTAFIALVKYEDGEQAYILAPQRLAVGDVVVAGEKTDVKPGNAMLLSQMPVGTIIHNVEMKPGKGGQIARSAGTYVQLVGRDRGMVIVRLNSGEQRYLRGDCMGTVGAVSNPDNSNQNLAKAGRNRWLGKRPLTRGVAKNPVDHPHGGGEGRTSGGRHPVTPWGKPTKGARTRHNKQTDKFIIRSRHAKKKR; from the coding sequence CGCTGTGGAAGGGCAAGCCCGTCAAGGCGCTGACCGAAGGCAAGAACAAGACCGGCGGCCGCAACAACAAGGGTCACGTGACCTCGCGCGGCATCGCGGGCGGCCACAAGCAGAAGTACCGCTACATCGACTTCAAGCGTCGCAAGTGGGACATGCCGGCCACTGTCGAGCGTCTGGAATACGACCCCAACCGCACCGCGTTCATCGCGCTCGTCAAGTACGAGGACGGCGAGCAGGCCTATATCCTGGCGCCGCAGCGTCTGGCCGTTGGTGACGTCGTCGTCGCCGGCGAAAAGACCGACGTGAAGCCGGGCAACGCCATGCTGCTGTCGCAGATGCCGGTCGGCACCATCATCCACAACGTGGAGATGAAGCCGGGCAAGGGCGGCCAGATCGCGCGTTCGGCGGGCACCTATGTGCAGCTCGTCGGCCGTGACCGTGGCATGGTCATCGTCCGCTTGAACTCGGGCGAGCAGCGCTACCTGCGCGGTGACTGCATGGGCACCGTCGGCGCGGTCTCGAACCCCGACAACTCGAACCAGAACCTTGCCAAGGCCGGCCGCAACCGCTGGCTGGGCAAGCGTCCGCTGACGCGTGGTGTCGCCAAGAACCCGGTCGACCACCCGCATGGTGGTGGTGAAGGCCGGACTTCGGGCGGCCGCCATCCCGTGACGCCGTGGGGCAAGCCGACCAAGGGCGCCCGCACCCGTCACAACAAGCAGACGGACAAGTTCATCATCCGTTCGCGCCACGCGAAGAAGAAGAGGTAA
- the rpsS gene encoding 30S ribosomal protein S19 produces MARSVWKGPFVDLHLLKKAEAAQDAGTRAGPIKTWSRRSTILPQFVGLTFNVYNGQKFIPVSVSEEMVGHKLGEFAPTRNFPGHAADKKGKR; encoded by the coding sequence ATGGCACGTTCCGTCTGGAAGGGCCCCTTCGTCGACCTGCATCTCCTGAAGAAGGCGGAAGCCGCTCAGGACGCTGGTACCCGCGCCGGCCCGATCAAGACCTGGTCGCGGCGTTCGACGATCCTGCCGCAGTTCGTTGGCCTGACGTTCAACGTCTACAACGGCCAGAAGTTCATCCCCGTCTCCGTCTCGGAAGAGATGGTCGGCCACAAGCTTGGCGAGTTCGCGCCCACGCGCAACTTCCCCGGCCACGCCGCTGACAAGAAGGGCAAGCGCTGA
- the rplV gene encoding 50S ribosomal protein L22 — translation MSKPKAPRRVGDKEALSVGTQIRGSAQKLNLVAGLIRGRKAEEAMNILAFSKKAMAVDARKVLASAIANAENNHNLDVDALVVAEASVGKSITMKRFHTRGRGKSTRILKPFSRLRIVVREVEEA, via the coding sequence ATGAGCAAGCCTAAGGCACCCCGTCGCGTCGGCGACAAGGAAGCGCTGTCGGTCGGCACGCAGATCCGCGGTTCGGCCCAGAAGCTGAACCTCGTTGCAGGCCTGATCCGCGGCCGCAAGGCCGAAGAGGCCATGAACATCCTTGCCTTCTCGAAGAAGGCGATGGCGGTTGACGCGCGCAAGGTTCTCGCTTCGGCGATCGCCAACGCGGAAAACAACCACAACCTGGACGTTGACGCGCTGGTCGTGGCGGAAGCCTCGGTCGGCAAGTCGATCACGATGAAGCGCTTCCACACGCGTGGTCGTGGCAAGTCGACCCGGATCCTCAAGCCGTTCTCGCGGCTGCGGATCGTTGTCCGCGAAGTCGAGGAGGCCTGA
- the rpsC gene encoding 30S ribosomal protein S3 encodes MGHKTNPIGLRLQINRTWDSRWYAEGRNYEQLLKEDLQIRKFIVETLPQAAISKVVIERPAKLCRVSIYAARPGVIIGKKGADIEKLRSKLATMTGSDVKLNIVEIRKPEIDAKLVAQGVADQLIRRVAFRRAMKRAVQSALRLGAEGIKITCGGRLGGAEIARVEWYREGRVPLHTLRANIDYAEAEALTAYGVIGIKCWIFKGEILGHDPMAQDRLMMEAQTSGVRPAR; translated from the coding sequence ATGGGTCACAAGACCAACCCCATCGGTCTGCGCCTGCAGATCAACCGCACCTGGGACAGCCGCTGGTACGCCGAAGGGCGCAACTACGAGCAGCTGCTCAAGGAAGACCTTCAGATCCGCAAGTTCATCGTTGAAACGCTGCCGCAGGCCGCGATTTCGAAGGTGGTGATCGAACGTCCGGCCAAGCTGTGCCGCGTGTCGATCTATGCGGCCCGTCCCGGTGTGATCATCGGCAAGAAGGGCGCGGACATCGAGAAGCTGCGCTCGAAGCTGGCCACGATGACCGGCAGCGACGTGAAGCTGAACATCGTTGAAATCCGCAAGCCGGAAATCGACGCCAAGCTCGTCGCCCAAGGTGTTGCCGACCAGCTCATCCGCCGCGTCGCCTTCCGCCGCGCGATGAAGCGCGCCGTGCAGTCCGCCCTCCGTCTTGGCGCCGAAGGCATCAAGATCACGTGTGGCGGCCGTCTCGGCGGCGCGGAAATCGCCCGCGTCGAATGGTACCGCGAAGGTCGCGTTCCGCTGCACACGCTGCGCGCGAACATCGACTACGCCGAAGCCGAAGCCCTGACCGCCTATGGCGTGATCGGCATCAAGTGCTGGATCTTCAAGGGCGAGATCCTGGGGCACGACCCGATGGCGCAGGACCGGCTGATGATGGAGGCTCAGACCTCCGGCGTCCGCCCGGCGCGCTGA
- the rplP gene encoding 50S ribosomal protein L16, which yields MLQPKKTKFRKAFKGRIKGDAKGGTDLNFGSYGLKALEPERVTARQIEAARRAITRHIKRQGRLWIRVFPDVPVSKKPAEVRQGKGKGSVEYWAARVKPGRILFELDGVAGPLAAEAFSRAAMKLPIKTKVVARLGDTSHLGGE from the coding sequence ATGCTGCAACCGAAGAAGACCAAGTTCCGCAAGGCCTTCAAGGGCCGGATCAAGGGCGACGCCAAGGGCGGTACGGACCTGAACTTCGGCTCCTATGGCCTGAAGGCGCTGGAGCCGGAGCGTGTCACCGCGCGCCAGATCGAAGCCGCCCGCCGTGCGATCACGCGCCACATCAAGCGTCAGGGACGCCTGTGGATCCGCGTGTTCCCCGACGTGCCGGTTTCGAAGAAGCCCGCCGAAGTCCGTCAGGGCAAGGGCAAGGGTTCGGTCGAATACTGGGCAGCCCGCGTCAAGCCGGGCCGCATCCTGTTCGAACTGGACGGCGTTGCCGGTCCGCTCGCCGCGGAAGCGTTCAGCCGCGCCGCGATGAAGCTGCCCATCAAGACCAAGGTCGTCGCCCGTCTTGGCGACACCTCGCA